The sequence TCGTCTGATGAGCTTACATAAGCTTGAAGTCCGTAAGTGGTGTCGTTTGCAATTTCAATTGCTTCTTCCTCGGTTTTGTATGTAATGACGGTTAAAACAGGCCCGAAGATTTCTTCTCTGGCAATACGCATTTGATTTTTTGCATTTACAAAAACAGTCGGTTTTACAAAATTTCCTTTCTCAAGCCCTTCAGGTTTTCCTAATCCTCCAGCAAGAATTTCGGCGCCTTCAGTAATCCCGATTTGAATGTAATCTTGAACGCGTTGATATTGTTTTGTGCTTACCATCGGCCCAACTGCGGTATTGGTGTTTTTTGGGTCGCCAACAATTACGTTTGCTAAAACTTCTTTGAGGATTGATTTAGTTTCTTCTAATTTGTTTTCTGGAATTAAAAGTCGGGTTCCGGCAATACATGCTTGTCCGCTGTTCATAAACGCGGCGCTTAAGGCAAGCGGAATTGCTTTTGAGAAATCGGCATCGTCTAAAATGATGTTTGGTGATTTTCCTCCTAGTTCTAGTGTAACGCGTTTCATGGTGTTAACGGCTTCTTTGGCAATAATTTTCCCAACGTTTGTTGAGCCAGTAAAAGAAATTTTTGAAATATCGGGATTTCGGCTTATTTCTGCGCCAACAACTTCTCCTAGTCCGTTTACGATATTTACTATTCCTTTTGGAAGTTGAGCGTCGTGTAAGCATTCCATCATCAGTTGGGTTTGTTGCGCGCTCATTTCGCTAGGTTTTATGACAGTTGTGCATCCTGCAACGATTGCTGTTGCTAATTTGCTAGAGATAAAACCATTGCTTGAGTTCCATGGGATTATGATTCCAACAACGCCAATTGGGGTCATTTGAACCTCAGATTGTCCCATTGTTTTAATGAAATCGTAACTGTTTAATAGGCTAATTGCTGAATCGAAACCTTTTAGCATGTATTCGTGGCTTACAGATGCAAATTGAAATGTTCCTCCATATTCTTCGACCATTATGTTTACAAAGTCGGTTTTTCTTTTTTCAACAGCAGTTTTTATGTTTTTCAAATATTGAATTCTTTCTGTAGTTGAAGTTTTAGAGAAAGTTTTAAAAGCATTTTTAGCGGCTTCTATCGCGTTTTGAGTGTCTTCGGTATTTCCTAGTCTAACTTTTCCGAGCTTTTCATTTGTGGTTGGGCTTATAAGGTCGAAATATTCAGTTCCTTGAGGCGTTACAAATTCTCCGTTAATGTAAATTTTGTCTATTGTTTTCATGTTGTATGATTTAATGAATTTTTATTTGACAAATTTCCGGATAAATGCCCTGCGTGACTTTGTTGTAAAGCTCAATTGAACTTTGTTGAAAAGCTCATAATTTATTTGTTTTTGCGAAAAAAAAATAGCTTCTCGATTGAGAAGCTATTGCTATGAAGTGTTTTGATTTTTAAATCTTTAACGTAATAACAGGTCTGACGGTGTGGTTTACTAGCCCTTCGCTTATGCTACCGTTAAAGAAATGTGCAAAACCTGTTCTGCCATGTGTGCACATTCCTATGATGTCTGCGTTTATGCTGTTCGAAAAATTGAGGATTCCTTTTTCAATATTAGTGTCGTTGTAAATTTGAGTTGTATAATTGGTTATGCCAAATTCTGTTACAAAATTCTTCATTGCTTTTTCCATGACATGTGTCGGCTTAAAGCTGTTTGGTGTGCAGATGGTTACAAGGTGGATTTTTGCTTCAAAGAATTTGGTGAAATTCAATAGTTTATTGAACGGTTTTTTGGTTTCTTCAGAAAAATCAGAAGCAAAGACAATATCGGTAACTTTGAAGTCCGAAATGTCTTTTTTGATAACCAAAACCGGAATTTCAGAATTTCGAACAACTTTTTCAGTATTTGAGCCTATTAAGAGTTCTTCAATGCCAGATGAACCGTGAGATCCCATTATAATTAAATCAATTTCGTAGTCCTTGCTTACTTGGAGGATTCCGTGAATTGGTTTGTCCATTTTTACAATTTCAGTTACCGAGATTCCGTCCAGATATGGTCTTGAAGATGCTTCGTCTAGCATTTCGTTTGCTTTTTTCATGAAAAGCATAGTTTCAGGGATGCTTGTGCCTCCCAGTATGGCGTCATTCATTTGGTGCGGCAATTCAAGCATGTGCAAAATGACAATTTCTGAATTGTTTCTTTTGGCAATTTGCGAGGCCACTTTTAACGCATCTTCAGCATGTTCTGAAAAGTCAGTAGGAACTAAAATTCGTTTCATAATTCTTTGGGTTAAATTATTTGAATAATCTCTTTTTGAATGCTCCTATAAAGATAAGAAATATTTTTAGAGCAATCAATTTATTTTGATTTATAAAAAAATCACTATATTTGCATCGTTATTTATTAAAATCTAAATAATGAGGGGACTAAGTGTCCCCTCTTTTTATAAAATTATGACATTTAAGGAAAAAGTTAACGAATTAATTACAGAAGCACTTCTGGAAAAGCCATCGATCTTTTTGATTGATCTTGCTGTTTCGGATTCTTTTAAAATTAGTGTTGGTTTAGACGGAGATAATGGAGTTGCGTTGCAGGATTGTATTGATATCAGTCGTGCCATCGAAAACAATCTGGATCGTGAAGAACAGGATTTTTCGCTTGAAGTAGCTTCGGTTGGAGTAGGATCTCCTTTGAAATTGATTAGACAATACAAGAAAAATATTGGTAGAACGTTGATTGTTAC comes from Flavobacterium sp. KACC 22761 and encodes:
- a CDS encoding universal stress protein, with product MKRILVPTDFSEHAEDALKVASQIAKRNNSEIVILHMLELPHQMNDAILGGTSIPETMLFMKKANEMLDEASSRPYLDGISVTEIVKMDKPIHGILQVSKDYEIDLIIMGSHGSSGIEELLIGSNTEKVVRNSEIPVLVIKKDISDFKVTDIVFASDFSEETKKPFNKLLNFTKFFEAKIHLVTICTPNSFKPTHVMEKAMKNFVTEFGITNYTTQIYNDTNIEKGILNFSNSINADIIGMCTHGRTGFAHFFNGSISEGLVNHTVRPVITLKI
- the rimP gene encoding ribosome assembly cofactor RimP; the protein is MTFKEKVNELITEALLEKPSIFLIDLAVSDSFKISVGLDGDNGVALQDCIDISRAIENNLDREEQDFSLEVASVGVGSPLKLIRQYKKNIGRTLIVTTNNEKIEAELVEANDVFIILSWKAREPKKVGKGKETVQKEQQIPYTEIKEAIVTVTF
- a CDS encoding aldehyde dehydrogenase family protein produces the protein MKTIDKIYINGEFVTPQGTEYFDLISPTTNEKLGKVRLGNTEDTQNAIEAAKNAFKTFSKTSTTERIQYLKNIKTAVEKRKTDFVNIMVEEYGGTFQFASVSHEYMLKGFDSAISLLNSYDFIKTMGQSEVQMTPIGVVGIIIPWNSSNGFISSKLATAIVAGCTTVIKPSEMSAQQTQLMMECLHDAQLPKGIVNIVNGLGEVVGAEISRNPDISKISFTGSTNVGKIIAKEAVNTMKRVTLELGGKSPNIILDDADFSKAIPLALSAAFMNSGQACIAGTRLLIPENKLEETKSILKEVLANVIVGDPKNTNTAVGPMVSTKQYQRVQDYIQIGITEGAEILAGGLGKPEGLEKGNFVKPTVFVNAKNQMRIAREEIFGPVLTVITYKTEEEAIEIANDTTYGLQAYVSSSDEKRAHRVASQINAGRVQINGIGHDPMAPFGGFKQSGIGREFGNIGLEAYLEPRALIQPL